The following coding sequences are from one Thermostaphylospora chromogena window:
- a CDS encoding LacI family DNA-binding transcriptional regulator: MTTAPEPRERNPRRNRRPTLEAVAARAGVSRATVSRVVNGQATVTAEIREAVMRAVEELGYVPNSAARSLVTQRTDSLALVVSEPPTRVFSEDPLFSTVIRTVSRELETTDKQVVLMLAGTPKSHARVERYIAGGHVDGVMLISMHSADPLPAAISRMGVPVVSYGRPAVAVDMPFVDNDNVGGAEKAVRRLLETGRKRIATIAGPLDMIAGQDRLTGYRNALRDSGRRSIVAVGDFTRESGAVAMRQLLEDDPALDAVFVANDLMAIGALQALRQAGRRVPDDVAVIGFDDIEAARFTEPPLTTMRHPVVEQATAMVRLLLTPPAERRSDRVILPTELVVRESG; this comes from the coding sequence GTGACCACAGCCCCCGAACCCCGTGAGCGGAACCCGCGCAGGAACCGGCGGCCGACGTTGGAAGCGGTGGCGGCGCGGGCCGGGGTCTCCAGGGCCACCGTGTCCCGGGTCGTGAACGGGCAGGCCACGGTGACGGCCGAGATACGCGAGGCGGTGATGCGGGCGGTGGAGGAGCTGGGTTACGTGCCCAACTCCGCCGCCCGCAGCCTGGTGACCCAGCGCACCGACTCCCTGGCGCTGGTCGTCTCCGAACCGCCCACCCGCGTCTTCTCCGAGGATCCGCTGTTCTCCACGGTCATCCGCACCGTGAGCAGGGAACTGGAGACCACCGACAAGCAGGTCGTGCTCATGCTGGCCGGCACGCCCAAGAGCCACGCCAGGGTGGAGCGGTACATCGCCGGTGGTCACGTGGACGGCGTCATGCTCATCTCGATGCACAGCGCCGACCCGCTACCCGCCGCGATCAGCAGGATGGGCGTGCCCGTCGTCTCCTACGGCAGGCCCGCCGTCGCCGTGGACATGCCGTTCGTCGACAACGACAACGTCGGCGGCGCGGAGAAGGCGGTGCGCAGGCTGCTGGAGACCGGCCGCAAGCGCATCGCCACGATCGCCGGTCCGCTCGACATGATCGCCGGTCAGGATCGGCTGACCGGTTACCGCAACGCGCTGCGCGACTCGGGCCGCCGGTCGATCGTGGCGGTGGGCGACTTCACCCGCGAGTCGGGCGCGGTCGCGATGCGCCAGCTGCTGGAGGACGATCCCGCGCTGGACGCGGTGTTCGTGGCCAACGACCTGATGGCGATCGGCGCGCTGCAGGCGTTGCGGCAGGCGGGGCGGCGCGTGCCGGACGACGTCGCGGTGATCGGCTTCGACGACATCGAGGCCGCCCGGTTCACCGAGCCGCCGTTGACGACGATGCGGCACCCCGTGGTGGAGCAGGCGACCGCGATGGTGCGGCTGCTGCTCACCCCTCCCGCCGAACGCCGGTCCGACCGCGTCATCCTGCCGACCGAGCTGGTGGTCAGGGAGTCTGGCTGA
- a CDS encoding DUF4153 domain-containing protein, with protein sequence MSEHASGSSTDLTAPPARDAAETDEDASDPAPEARDGEAPAAAPPARSAAPTVSDGYGGGAGGASAASWEWFPFSGMSARQWLIVMGAAVVGGVLGMMVGLPVAIIAVSTTLLGGDGLGVLAGFAAMVLGAFVGTVAGAVRAALRAVRPGTAPPAFRPSPPLRTPPAPSGTAPGKARTEADQQDAAAPAGSRADGPPGSATATPRTEHLHASPLRAPSFLGLPRLAAPGTPNWALPAIAATALLAAVALPFSPPGLGAVLVASALAGVALLAARHRITWWTAVLGTIGCALTAVPLFLDADWLVTPSVLAGAGIAAVALSGVGRGWLGVLKGGMSVPAALPYVPGVLGEAVRVPAVRRPRKMLQLGVGIGLTLVLLPLFGALFASADPVFSALVTDLLTATEWIATLPVRILVFLVVAVLAAAVVIAAVRPMTEPTSPRFAPRLGRAALLPPLVMLDLLFAVFVAVQVTVLFGGDQRVLSTAGLTYAEYARQGFFQLVVVSVFVLAIVAFVSAVTPDSGRDRWALAVPVGILCALTVVILASALHRLGLYTDVYGLTRLRASVQAAILWLGAVFALVLAAGAMRLARRPGGWLPRALLAVTGAGLVAFAVWNPDLRVAETQIAVRGVDRLDADYLGDLGAEAVPALDRLPEPLRTCVLAEVVRVNDLDRPDPWNGWNLARARAREILAQRPLLTEHDCSTITTPLRTRGETELPR encoded by the coding sequence GTGTCGGAACACGCCTCCGGATCCTCCACCGATCTCACCGCCCCTCCGGCCCGGGACGCCGCCGAGACGGACGAGGATGCGTCCGATCCCGCACCGGAAGCGCGGGACGGCGAGGCACCCGCCGCGGCGCCGCCCGCCCGGTCCGCCGCGCCCACCGTGTCCGACGGTTACGGCGGCGGGGCGGGGGGAGCGTCCGCCGCGTCGTGGGAGTGGTTCCCCTTCAGCGGGATGTCGGCCCGCCAGTGGCTCATCGTCATGGGAGCGGCCGTCGTCGGTGGCGTCCTCGGCATGATGGTGGGGCTGCCCGTCGCGATCATCGCCGTCTCCACGACGCTGCTCGGCGGCGACGGGCTCGGCGTGCTGGCCGGATTCGCCGCCATGGTCCTGGGGGCGTTCGTCGGGACGGTGGCCGGCGCGGTCCGCGCCGCGCTCCGGGCCGTCCGCCCGGGGACGGCGCCGCCCGCGTTCCGGCCGTCCCCACCCCTGAGGACGCCGCCGGCGCCTTCCGGGACCGCGCCGGGGAAGGCCCGCACGGAAGCCGATCAGCAGGACGCGGCCGCCCCAGCGGGTTCCCGGGCCGACGGCCCGCCCGGATCGGCCACGGCCACGCCCCGTACGGAACACCTCCACGCGTCCCCGCTTCGCGCGCCGTCCTTCCTCGGCCTGCCGAGGCTTGCGGCCCCCGGCACGCCGAACTGGGCGCTTCCCGCGATCGCGGCCACGGCGCTGCTGGCCGCCGTCGCCCTGCCGTTCAGCCCGCCGGGCCTGGGAGCGGTGCTCGTGGCGTCGGCCCTGGCGGGCGTGGCGCTGCTCGCCGCACGGCACCGGATCACCTGGTGGACGGCCGTGCTCGGCACGATCGGCTGCGCCTTGACGGCCGTCCCGCTGTTCCTCGACGCCGACTGGCTGGTGACGCCGTCGGTCCTGGCCGGGGCCGGCATCGCGGCGGTGGCCCTGTCCGGTGTCGGGCGAGGCTGGCTCGGCGTGCTCAAAGGCGGGATGTCGGTGCCGGCCGCGCTGCCGTACGTGCCGGGGGTGCTCGGCGAGGCGGTGCGCGTGCCGGCCGTGCGACGGCCGCGCAAGATGCTCCAGCTCGGCGTCGGGATCGGCCTGACCCTGGTGCTGCTGCCGCTCTTCGGCGCGCTGTTCGCCTCGGCCGACCCGGTGTTCTCGGCCCTCGTCACCGATCTGCTCACCGCCACGGAGTGGATCGCGACGCTGCCCGTGCGGATCCTCGTCTTCCTCGTCGTCGCGGTGCTGGCCGCCGCCGTCGTGATCGCCGCGGTGCGGCCGATGACCGAGCCGACGTCCCCCCGGTTCGCCCCGCGCCTGGGCCGCGCCGCCCTGCTGCCGCCACTCGTCATGCTCGACCTGCTGTTCGCCGTGTTCGTGGCGGTGCAGGTCACCGTGCTGTTCGGCGGTGACCAGCGGGTCCTGTCCACCGCGGGGCTCACCTACGCCGAATACGCCCGTCAGGGCTTCTTCCAGCTCGTCGTGGTGAGCGTGTTCGTGCTGGCGATCGTCGCGTTCGTGTCGGCCGTGACGCCGGACTCGGGGCGCGACCGGTGGGCGCTCGCCGTGCCGGTGGGCATCCTGTGCGCGCTCACCGTCGTCATCCTGGCCTCGGCACTGCACCGCCTCGGCCTCTACACCGACGTCTACGGGCTGACCCGGCTGCGCGCGTCCGTGCAGGCCGCGATCCTGTGGCTGGGCGCGGTGTTCGCGCTGGTGCTGGCGGCGGGAGCCATGAGGCTGGCCCGCCGCCCCGGCGGATGGCTGCCCCGGGCGCTGCTCGCGGTCACCGGCGCCGGGCTGGTCGCCTTCGCCGTGTGGAACCCGGATCTGCGGGTGGCCGAGACGCAGATCGCGGTCAGGGGCGTGGACCGGCTGGACGCCGACTACCTCGGCGACCTCGGCGCGGAGGCCGTGCCCGCACTGGACCGCCTGCCCGAGCCGCTGCGCACGTGCGTGCTCGCCGAGGTGGTGCGCGTCAACGACCTGGATCGCCCCGACCCGTGGAACGGCTGGAACCTCGCCCGCGCCCGCGCCCGGGAGATACTCGCGCAGCGGCCGCTGCTCACCGAGCACGACTGCTCCACCATCACGACGCCGCTGCGCACGCGGGGAGAGACGGAGCTCCCGCGCTGA
- a CDS encoding carbohydrate ABC transporter permease — MTSRHSPARVLTYLTLIAVAFFSAFPLYYSVVVASRHNSALAQVPPPLIPGGNFFANVARVFDSVPFALALLNSLLVAGSIALSVMFFSTLAGFAFAKLRFRGRNVLLLLTVATMMVPAQLGIIPLYMMMVKIEWTGTMYALIVPSMVSAFGVFFMTQFLSRALPTELLEAGRVDGCTTWGLFWHVVLPVARPAAAVLGMLTFMTAWNDYFWPLVVLTPENPTVQVALSTLASGYVNDYVLGLTGTALGTLPLVLVFVLLGKQIIGGIMQGALKG, encoded by the coding sequence ATGACCTCACGGCACAGCCCCGCCCGCGTGCTCACCTACCTGACCCTGATCGCGGTGGCGTTCTTCTCCGCCTTCCCGCTCTACTACAGCGTCGTCGTCGCCTCCCGGCACAACTCCGCGCTGGCGCAGGTGCCGCCGCCGCTGATCCCCGGCGGGAACTTCTTCGCCAACGTGGCGCGGGTCTTCGACAGCGTGCCGTTCGCACTGGCGCTGCTGAACTCGCTGCTGGTCGCCGGGTCGATCGCGCTCTCGGTGATGTTCTTCTCCACCCTCGCCGGCTTCGCCTTCGCCAAGCTGCGCTTCCGCGGCCGCAACGTCCTGCTGCTGCTGACGGTCGCGACCATGATGGTCCCGGCCCAGCTCGGCATCATCCCGCTCTACATGATGATGGTGAAGATCGAGTGGACCGGCACGATGTACGCGCTGATCGTGCCCTCGATGGTGAGCGCGTTCGGCGTCTTCTTCATGACGCAGTTCCTCAGCCGGGCGCTCCCCACCGAGCTGCTCGAAGCCGGCCGTGTGGACGGCTGCACCACGTGGGGCCTGTTCTGGCACGTGGTGCTGCCCGTCGCCCGCCCCGCCGCCGCGGTGCTCGGCATGCTCACCTTCATGACGGCCTGGAACGACTACTTCTGGCCGCTGGTCGTCCTCACTCCGGAGAACCCGACGGTGCAGGTCGCCCTGTCCACCCTCGCCAGCGGCTACGTCAACGACTACGTGCTGGGACTGACCGGGACCGCGCTGGGCACCCTGCCGCTGGTCTTGGTGTTCGTCCTGCTCGGCAAGCAGATCATCGGAGGAATAATGCAGGGAGCGTTGAAGGGATGA
- a CDS encoding carbohydrate ABC transporter permease — translation MATRAPDRPAAPPGAPSRRAARATRRGLLHLLDTKVSPYAYVAPFFLLFSAFGLFPLVYTAWVSLHEWTLLSDDHVFLGLDNFSTLLADGYFWNATFNTLSIGVLSTVPQLMLAIWLAHLLNRPLRAQTFFRITLLLPNVTSVVAVVVIFSQLFGRDFGLINWVLSWFGAGRIDWAAGTATSHVAISVMIMWRWTGYNALIYLAAMQAVPRELYEAARLDGASGMTQLRKITIPMIRPTIIFTVIVSTIGAMQILAEPLLFAATTSGPGSMVTGGPDRQFQTLALYVYEHGFTNFDFGYASAASWVMFLFVAAAAGINYLLTRRLGGEVR, via the coding sequence ATGGCCACCCGCGCCCCGGATCGGCCGGCGGCTCCCCCGGGCGCGCCGTCTCGGCGTGCAGCCCGCGCCACGCGGCGCGGGCTGCTCCACCTGCTCGACACCAAGGTGTCGCCGTACGCCTACGTCGCCCCGTTCTTCCTGCTCTTCTCCGCCTTCGGGCTGTTCCCGCTGGTGTACACGGCATGGGTCAGCCTGCACGAGTGGACCCTGCTGTCGGACGATCACGTCTTCCTCGGGCTGGACAACTTCTCCACCCTGCTCGCCGACGGCTACTTCTGGAACGCCACGTTCAACACCCTGTCCATCGGCGTTCTGTCCACCGTTCCTCAGCTCATGCTGGCCATCTGGCTGGCGCACCTGCTCAACCGGCCGCTGCGGGCGCAGACCTTCTTCCGCATCACCCTGCTGCTGCCCAACGTGACCAGCGTCGTGGCCGTCGTAGTGATCTTCAGCCAGCTCTTCGGCCGCGACTTCGGACTGATCAACTGGGTGCTGTCATGGTTCGGCGCGGGCCGGATCGACTGGGCCGCGGGGACCGCCACCTCGCACGTCGCGATCTCCGTCATGATCATGTGGCGCTGGACCGGCTACAACGCCCTCATCTACCTCGCGGCCATGCAGGCGGTGCCGCGTGAGCTGTACGAGGCGGCGCGGCTGGACGGCGCGTCCGGCATGACCCAGCTCCGCAAGATCACGATCCCGATGATCCGGCCGACGATCATCTTCACCGTCATCGTCTCCACGATCGGCGCCATGCAGATCCTCGCCGAGCCGCTGCTGTTCGCCGCCACCACCAGCGGTCCCGGCTCGATGGTCACCGGCGGCCCCGACCGCCAGTTCCAGACCCTCGCGCTCTACGTCTACGAGCACGGCTTCACCAACTTCGACTTCGGCTACGCCTCGGCCGCCTCGTGGGTGATGTTCCTCTTCGTGGCCGCCGCCGCCGGGATCAACTACCTGCTCACCCGACGCCTGGGGGGAGAAGTCCGATGA
- a CDS encoding GH1 family beta-glucosidase, translating into MTITDGGTVTDRGTAPLLSRGRVEFPDGFIWGAATASYQIEGAVNEDGRGRSIWDTFSATPGKVARGDTGEVACDHYHRYVDDVRLMRELGLRAYRFSVAWPRIQPDGSGTPNPRGLDFYDRLVDELLRHDITPYVTLYHWDLPQALEDRGGWTSRETAHRFADYAEIVYARLGDRVRSWTTLNEPWVSAFLGYGNGVHAPGRSDPADALRAAHHLLLAHGLGVRALRAAGARELMLVINSSPVLTPAQVIDPDATPSAADAEAVELIHALLNRQFLDPVLRGSYPPEVLKVVERHCGLAHIADDDLGTINAPIDLVGVNYYNPCTVEAGPGTPADPAWPGSEGVRFRTPDVPATAMGWPIVPTGLSRLLLRLSRDYPGVGLLVTENGAAFDDTVTDGRVHDADRIAYLDGHLRALHAAIAAGADVRGYLAWSLLDNFEWAEGYHRRFGLVYVDYTTQARIPKDSALWYRDVIIRNGLTR; encoded by the coding sequence ATGACCATCACCGACGGGGGCACCGTCACTGATCGGGGGACCGCCCCTCTGCTGTCGCGGGGGCGGGTGGAGTTTCCCGACGGCTTCATCTGGGGCGCCGCCACCGCGTCCTACCAGATCGAAGGCGCCGTGAACGAGGACGGCAGGGGACGGTCCATCTGGGACACTTTCTCCGCCACACCGGGCAAGGTCGCCCGCGGCGACACCGGTGAGGTGGCCTGCGACCACTACCACCGCTACGTCGACGACGTGCGTCTGATGCGCGAGCTGGGCCTGCGCGCCTACCGCTTCTCGGTGGCCTGGCCGCGCATCCAGCCGGACGGGTCGGGCACCCCCAATCCGCGAGGGCTCGACTTCTACGACCGGCTCGTCGATGAGCTGCTGCGCCATGACATCACCCCGTACGTCACGCTCTACCACTGGGACCTGCCGCAGGCGTTGGAGGACCGCGGCGGGTGGACCAGCAGGGAGACCGCGCACCGGTTCGCCGACTACGCCGAGATCGTGTACGCCCGGCTGGGCGACCGGGTGCGCTCCTGGACCACGCTGAACGAGCCGTGGGTGTCGGCGTTCCTCGGCTACGGCAACGGCGTGCACGCGCCCGGCCGCAGCGATCCCGCGGACGCGCTGCGCGCCGCCCACCACCTGCTGCTCGCGCACGGCCTGGGCGTGCGGGCGCTGCGCGCGGCCGGCGCGCGGGAGCTCATGCTGGTGATCAACTCCTCGCCGGTGCTGACCCCCGCCCAGGTGATCGACCCGGACGCGACGCCGTCCGCCGCCGACGCCGAGGCGGTGGAGCTGATCCACGCGCTGCTCAACCGGCAGTTCCTCGACCCCGTGCTGCGCGGCTCATACCCGCCGGAGGTGCTGAAGGTCGTCGAACGGCACTGCGGGCTCGCCCACATCGCCGACGACGACCTCGGCACGATCAACGCGCCGATCGACCTGGTCGGCGTCAACTACTACAACCCGTGCACGGTCGAGGCCGGGCCCGGCACGCCCGCCGATCCGGCGTGGCCGGGCAGCGAGGGCGTCCGCTTCCGCACCCCGGACGTTCCGGCGACCGCGATGGGCTGGCCGATCGTGCCGACCGGTCTGTCACGCCTGCTGCTGCGGCTGTCGCGCGACTACCCGGGGGTGGGCCTGCTGGTCACCGAGAACGGCGCGGCCTTCGACGACACGGTGACCGACGGCCGGGTCCACGACGCCGACCGGATCGCCTACCTCGACGGCCACCTGCGCGCCCTGCACGCGGCCATCGCCGCGGGCGCCGACGTGCGCGGCTACCTCGCCTGGTCCCTGCTGGACAACTTCGAATGGGCCGAGGGCTACCACCGCAGGTTCGGCCTGGTGTACGTGGACTACACCACGCAGGCCCGCATCCCCAAGGACAGCGCCCTGTGGTATCGCGACGTCATCATCCGCAACGGCCTGACAAGATGA